DNA from Solenopsis invicta isolate M01_SB chromosome 4, UNIL_Sinv_3.0, whole genome shotgun sequence:
TTCGATGATCTTCGCTTCCTCGCTACCTTCTCGATGCATCGAGAATCCGTCAGATGTACAAACTTCGTTTTTTGGCTCGTTTCCGCTCGCATAAgctcttttgtttttaattaaattaacattctAATGCCGTGTCTGAGACAACGCGCGTAATCGATTATCAAAAATGTAAAGCGTTAGACGCGTAACAATAACGAGCCGAGAACAAGTCGCCGATGATGTCGCGATCCGGTTTCGTTGGTGCTCCATATCCCTACGATGCGTTCGATGGAACGAAGCTGCATTCAACGACGCTGTATATTCAGAATACGCGACTCTCTTAACTGTTCGACGAGTTCCTATGTTTTAATCTCGGCGTACAAAATTCTTGAAGAGACGGTATTGCTTCCGCATGTAGAGCGTCGTTCTACATCGCAGGCGTTTCGCAGCAACTAACGCGACGAAGTTTCGTTCTACGATAATTTTCTCGAACACAGTCGGGCGAGAGACGGTCGAGGGGCCCGGAAACGGACGAAATCCAAAGAAGTCGACTCCCTCCCGCGTACGAAAGACTTCGTTTCACGTACCGTTAAACGATTACACACAGATACGCGGGAACAGGCCGCATACATATGAGACACATTCGAAACGTTTACGAGACATAGATCTTCCTATATTGGTACGATGAAGACAGTGACGCCGATGACGAGAGCGATGGAAAGTCACATTCCACGTGTGGATCTTCTTGAAACGCGAATGTGCGAGCATGATGGTCCAGCTGTTTCGTTTGCTCCCTCAGATACGTTTCTAGCACGCCATACGACAGCTATTCcaattttatacacataatgTAAATGCAATGCAAATGTATTCACTCGAACAAGTTACAAACGTCCTCCGATTGTTTGTCATTCTCAGCTATCTGCCTTTCTTCCCGTTCTcctttctctccccccccctccccttagTTTCCTCACTCTTGCTTTCCTTTTCGTTTACAAAGTGCAGATTCTGGCATTCTCcacatttcttataaattagtCTTATGCATTCTCGTCGATGGTGGGTAGCCAGAAAGCCATGTTGGTGCACGCTGACGCCAGCATCATGTACTTGGGATTAAACTGGATACACTGCACCGGCGCCGGATGGTCGCCGTTCAGTACGCAAACTTTGTAACCGGTCTCCGCGTTCCACACGTGCACCCTACCATCCGTAGAGCCACTGAACACAAACTGGGAATCCGGACTAAAACTGGCCTCTATGGCGATCCCCTTGTTGTTGAGGTATCCGGCGAAAGTCTGTAAGGGTGTACCATGAAAAGCATCAATTAAACGAATCGTACTACCGTTAGTGGAGATCAGGATGGTTTTCCCATCTCTACTGAACTTGAGTCCGGTCCAATCGCACTCCTTCTCCTGCGAGAGCTTGAAAGTGACGAACGGCCCCTTGTCGAAGCTGCGCAGGTCGTACAACTTGATACTCTCGGAGTTGACGCCGGCGGCGAAGATGAGGCCCTCGGGATCGTACGCCGCCACTGGCCGTCCCGAGACGTTCATCACCCCGTGACAATTCGGCGAGCGCAGGTCCCACAGTCGCAGGGATTTATCTAGAGAACCGGAGAGGAAAGTATCCTCGATAGGACTGATACATAACGACACTACCTTTTTCGTGTGACCAGGGAAGTAGCGTATGTACTTGTTGTCGTGCAAGCTGAGATAGCGGATCGTGTCGTCGACCTTGGTGCTACTGTGTATCGCGGTGTTCTTGGCGTGAGTGAAGTGTATCAGGTCGACGCCGTACTTCTTCGAGTTGACCGTCCGCACCTGCGTGCCCTTCTCGCAGTCGTATATCACAATCTGATCATCCTCCGAGCAGGAGATCAAGGTATCACCGTTCGGCGAGAAGTCGATGCTGTTTATCCGATCCGTGTTCTCGCGGAATACCTTGGCCACCTTGAAGCTCCGCACCACGTGGTCGACGAGCTTCATGGTGATGGACGGCGCGTCCTCCCTCTCGTGCCGTCCCCTTAACCTCCTCGACTCCACAATCTCTGTGTTTGTGCTGTGACCGGGTGCGAAGACCGCCGGGCGCGGGGGCCGGGCGCGAGGGCCGGGCGCGGGTCGCGGGTGCGGACACGGCCGCCAAGTTGCCACCTCGCGGGGAAAGGAGAAGGTGATCCGAACGCGTCACCGCGGAGATCACTGTGTGGCAGATCGGGATAACGCACTGCACGATAACGCACGGTCCAAGGTCGGAGGACGACGGAGCTAGAGGtggagagaggggagggggaaagGAGCAGGAGATGATGGCAGTGGCAGCGGGCTGTCCACCGGGACGCGGGCGAGGATCTCCTCGTTATCGCCGTCACAGGTCGCTCACCACGCTcacctcgcgcgcgcgcgcgcgcacacctTCACCCCCCGGCAGATGATGCCTCCACTCCGCCGACGTGGCTCTCGTTCCGTCCCGTGGAAACGGACGCCGTCAGCAGCGGGACCCGCCGCAGCTCCTCCGCGCGTATACGTGTGCACAAACAAATCCTGTCTACCGTACGGACAAATGGACGGCGAATGAATCGTCGTCTCCTGCGCGTGCACTGTACCTCGACCCGTGCCGTGAGCGCGTATCTCTCGCTCCCGCTCGCTCCGTGTCCCCGATCGGTAGCAGCGAATTCGACAAGCAAGCGGCACACACCGACTCTCCTGCTCCTCCTCTCGGTGAGAGAGCGTGAAGGCCGTCGTAGCGCAAGAGCGTGCGACGACGAACGCCTCGGTCGGTAAATTACCCgacacgcgcgcgtgcgcggtTCTCGGCGCGAGGGCGCCATCTACGGCCACGACCGCGGCCGACGGAACTACGGCGTGACAACTTTGAATCCAAAAGCTTCAAAAATATACTCCGAGACTATTAAGCGCGAACTCggatcaattaaaataaatttcaatttttcattcatttaaatttatttttatttgctaaaataaaactttcacTCTTTCTACGTTCGATAAAATTTTCTACTTTCATCCATGGATTATTGTGTTTATATAGATAAcacataaaacatattttatatataatttattgtataatataatgtagATTATCCGtaggtattttaaatataaatgttcaatcttgcaaaaatttctataaaatttttttacagatcttttgaaaataaatttttaaactatttaacaATAACAAATGCTTGTGGATAtctgtctttttttttgtctaatgTTTATGTTCTATTTCAAGTGCAGAAAGTGCGACGTAGTGCAACACAGTGCAGCACGTAATCTCTCTCGTGTCTCGTCTCGTCCACTTGTGTTTACGCATCTACATACGCACGACGATTTTTTCCTGCGTTCCATCGCGTAAAAAACGAGATCAAGGAGATTGCGTGTAATTGCCGAGGTAGAATTGTGCATCAATGGATATCAATTTCACTCCAGGATGAGTAGCACCCGAAAAAAAGCCAATCACCTGGCGGTGTTCAAGCGGCGCACCAAGACCGAGGATAACGATGAATTGTCGAGAAGCGTCATTCTAGGAGCGAGAAAAACTGGGCGGTTGAATCTCTCGTCGAAGGGATTGTCTACgggtatatatttattacgagCATCACCTGTGCATCTTAAATTATAAACTCAAGAATGGAACAATCGAACAATATTGTCTACACGAATTCGTCTTGCGTTTTACGTTCATGTGTCGCACAATTATCTCGATATCATGCTCCAATTTACATGGATCATTTAGGTCATACGAGAGCTTGCGCTCATTATCAGACGGACGTGCATGTTTGCGGTGATAGCGCATATCCAGATACATTATTCCTGTTGAAACATTTACGATTTCATCAATACGTGATCCTGGTGAAAatgttttcttcaaaatttttattacacataggaacacttttcagaaatactgaTAAAGTCTGCATTTTTTTGGTAGAATTTTTCATATGCGTGAATTATATATTCTAGgatttccaaaatttttcataatttctataaaaactaaactttttcagatttcattaaattttaccaGAAATTATTGaagaagaaattttaagatattttagaatttttatacatgAAGAATTCTAGAAAGGATGTAAACATTCTCAATATTTCAAagcgttttaatttatataaaaaatctagggaattttttaaaaagttatatataaaaatattaaaaaattatattttgagacCACTTTTCACCAAGGAAGTCTCAACAGACGGAtcttttatctctttattttatttttttgcctgTTTATTATTGCTTGAACATTGCATTAAGTATTAGATAAGTATTTATTGTTAGATTTATTTGTATTCGGTGTATTTGCACATGTGCATTACAAATAAGAATGCAAGGAGAATGAAATACACATTAGGTCCACTGCATCAGTCATTTGACAGTCATCATTGACTATTTACGAATAAGTGttaagacttcaaaataataaattgatatttttcatacaatttcattaaagtgcaatttttactgaaaatattttcatttgttcACTGACTAGTGCAGTGACTAGTGTTTTCCTGTTGTTCGCCATAGTGTCATGTAAAATTCTTTGGAAAATATAAGATATCGAGATATCAGTTCTCCAAAGAATCGAAAGTCCAGAAAAAAAAGAGCATccttgttttgaaaatattggaGATAATACTTATTGATAGTAATGCTTTAATTATCTCATtgtataagattattattgtttcatttatgtataagcaagaatataatatgaaacaataattgttaaatagaatatattagttttaatttgatactaatgttcTTTTTTATGCAGAGAATCTCATATGACACGACAGATGGAATCTTATATATGTACAACAAAGACAGAATGTTATATGCACAAATAAGCATTGTGAATGAGAATGCAAAGGAATGAGATGTGCGCAATCTTTCTCTATTATTTGTTGTCAAGTTTTTTTCAGaacatacaaaatttttaaactttgtattttaatatattatcactAGTGTAGATAAGAGAAACAATTGGTGTAACAAATTGGCAtctttctaatatatttataacatacaaACAATTTAGCTGTAATGTGAAAGTTAAATAAATCTGGTTTCATGCAatttgtgtttctttttttttatgtatatttttaatcacacatatgtgtatataaatacagatcataaatgcggcaaaattccaaattttatcAGTAAGaacttgtaatatttaaattttttaatttaggcTTAATTTAGTTGAATTTAGTTaggtaacatttattttatttaatatcgtGTCACTAATGATTCATatcacttaaaaataatttatgcttaTAACTATGAGTGAAATTGCTTGAAACGTGCTATCATATGGAAACCATTATCTTAAGTTGCTTTGCACGCTTTGCTAAAAATcgtgtaatatttaaaagtgaTCTTAGGTGTATCCAACATAATTTAGAAGTAGATTCATTCTCAATATCAGGtaagtaaatttaaatcaataccTTCATTGAACTTAACAGCAAAGTAGTATTGCGTGGTGCATAGAAGCAGAATCCTGAACGTAGGAATTAACCTGCGTTACAGTACCTGACAAAATATGGAGTATAAACGAGTTAACGGAAGAGGAATTACGTAATTTACATGTCGAATTTGATTACGAACCCTTGGAGGAGCGATGGTGGGAACAGGAGCCGCTGCAGGTGCTAGATCTGAGCTTTAATAGTTTAACTCTAATTGATGAAAAAGTACAATTTCTAACTGAACTGAGTACCTTGGACGTACGTATAAATCATTTATACTGTGATTTTAAAAGTGCGGTACATTTTGCAATATCtccattatatacaatatactttatctcaaataattttaatgtcattttcaGTTGAACAACAATTTGTTAGAAAAATTACCAGCAGAAATCGGTTCTCTGCGCAGACTAAGAATAATAAATCTATCGGACAATAAGCTAAAAAGTTTACCTTATGAATTTTACACGTTGGAAGAGTTATGCGagttatatctaaaaaataatcttttaagtATACTCGAGCCTGAGATCGGGAATTTAATCATGTTAACTCATATGGTAAAAAGTACTACATACTATTATGAATTTTCTTAGAGAAATTTAATGAtagtatttatttgattaatcacTTATTTGGagtgttaaaaacatttactaacattatagtataattacattttcaagtagatgatattttaatcaaatctgtatgaaaattgaatctaaaaaatatcaatttgcaacattattattaaagacttattattttaatatttttcttgaacaGTCATTTAATGATTGTTCAGCAACtctattcaaaataaagaataattattgaccgtaataaataaataaatactgccagcattaaatttatctaaGAATTATACATGATTCTATAAAactaatttcaatgaaataattactgtacataaaataattattgtctttaggatttatcatataataatttaagtgAATTACCAATTGGAATGGGATACATGGTGCGGCTAGAGACATTGAATTTATGTCACAATATGATAAAAGAGTTACCACCTGATGTAACAAGTATGAGATGTGAGTTTCTCACGCGTAGATACAATAATATGTATCCTCTTTAGCTGAACTTCGTTCAgctttcctcttttctttttccattagagagaaaaagaaaaaagatgaacAGAAGAAGTTTAGCTAAATAGACCAGATTTGACTAAATAGACCTAATTAATATGGAAAGTGAACCAattcttacaatatttattttattacttgatgatgattatcatattttctgcaGCATTAAAAACATTAGATATCAGCTTTAATCATTTGGAGATTATACCACCGTTAGGTGAATTGCGAAAAGTAGAGAGAATTATGTTCCAATCGAATAATTTACAGGAATTTCCAGACATATCAGGTTGTTCAGCTTTAACAGTATTGCATTTGGATAACAATAATATTCCTGTATgtgttaatgtatatattttttatgcttgAGCCAATCAAGACTAAAATTGCCGCTCTAAACATTGCTTTACTAAagcactaattttttttttctcttgtagGAGATTGATCCACAACGCTTGGAAGCAATAGGGCATCTAAAAAAGCTCACGTTGCAAGgcaataaaattgaattgataCCCGAGGAAATAgtcaaactgataaatttaGAAGTTCTTGACTTGTCGCACAATAATATAACTTTGTACGTTATATAGAGCTTCTTTAACACTACCATTTTATATCGTTAGATTAGATCGTCTGTTAAAATAGAGCTTTTTTACAGGATACCTTTTTGCATTGGTATATTGCCAAATTTAAAGCAATTTGTAATTGAGggaaataatataacaaatgtgAGAGGAGACATAATACGATGCGGTACACCTCGCATCTTGACGCATATTCGTCAAATTGTAGATAATAATACAAGTGTAATCACTAGAGAATTGTTACAACCCTGCGGTGGCAATAATATTTATCCCGATAAGTATGTAAaggctaaaaatattttgtgtatacaATTATCTATACATTTGCAATTAGCAGGGTTGAGTAATAaccaattaaaatgttaaaagttaaataaaaaagttaaaacattaataattattaacttaattaattttcaactttaactagttatttctgaagcacataaattttaaattttttctcaagttaaaaatttacctatgtaaaaggaaaaaatgttatttccgtgaaaaaaaaacaatatatcagttatttcatatttaacttacaaataaaatattaaatttttttgatgatccgtattataaatgtttcattatttagagtaatctaaaataaattatgacatttttatttaatgccaCTATGTactgcttttcaaaattaatctaatttaactaaatttaatgtaatttttaactttaacgtagtttaaaaaaatgaacCTACCGAATCCCGACCATTAGCTAATGAAatctctaataaaatatttaacattttgaagtcatttaaataaatcactttcaataagatttttttgcatctgtttgcacaatttatttttaaattccaaATTGTGATCTGAAATTCGTGCAAGAAATGcggaaaatcttttttaaaaatgactgATTTAACggtgaatattttaaatctgaATCTTTGGAACAAAGAGCAAACACGCAACTCTTATGCCACAATCACAATGAAAtctaatacaatttataatacagATACGTGATGAAGCATACAAAGCTGTTTAGCTTAACTGGACAAAATCTTGTGGAAATATCCGAAGAGATCTTAGAAGATGCAGCAAACGCCTCCGTCACAATCATTGACTTAAGTAGAAACAAGCTATCGGAACTGCCGGATAAAATGTCGACGATCGTTACAGTAACAGATCTAAAGTTAACTTCAAATCATTTAGCGAGTTTACCGGAATGGATTGGTGAAAAGTATAAGTTTTTGCAGATATTAGACTTAAGTACAAATCATCTGCAATCTCTACCGTCGAGTATCAGCTGCCTGAAATATTTGCGAGATATCGATCTCTCATTTAACAGgtattataagtattttaattaatgattccTGCCCAGTGTACGCGGAAACACAGGATGCGATGTGATAGTCAAAGTTAGATCGAGTTCAGTTTTCTGTCCAGTGACGAATTTATTTGACTATTGCGCTAACATTTGCCGCGCAGCAAGTATTACCACGTCCACTATGCAAGATTGTAATACAATTTCCTACATTCTTTcataacaaagttatataaaaaaaaattaatacaaaataaaaatacataataaacaaaaatatctacACATACTCTCTCGAttttataaaatggaaaatcactcgaaaaattaCATAGGCTGctcaattttctttatttaaatatttaaatcaaatagtTCTATCGAGTCGGAATCCATAACTTGCTTGAAACAtgaagaaaagtataaaaaaataatagaattatttccATGATTAAACTATATCAGAatgtttcaataatatatactgaattttattaagaaattgtgGATTATTTACTTGTACATCTAATGtatacaaaatacataaataaatttatgcgttacatatttatcattttacagGTTCACTGAGTTACCAGAAGCTATCTATGACGTCGAATCTTTGGAAAGTCTAATTATCAATGACAATCTAATTTCAAAAATCGACGTGCCGCTTTTGGAAAAGTTAAAACGGCTAGCAGTTTTAAATCTGATGAATAACAATATCTCTCACGTACCTCCTGAACTTGGTAACTTGAAAAACTTAAGGTAACAAGCATTTcatgtattaaaattacataatattattgctCATATTTTCGTCATACTCTTtagtacaatttattttcaatggACTTATTGTAAATAGTTTGGTGTTTTTACCTATAACATtgtaattatagaaaattttcttttagaaatctaTTGTTATCTggaaattgtttcaaatatccCAGGCAAGCAATTCTAATGAAAGATACAGAAGAAATACTGAGCTATCTACGTAATCTAATACCTCAGTGAATAAAAAACGAAATggttcgtaaaaaaatattatattctgaaaaatgttaaaaagtcTGTTATCATATACGAGTGTGTAGTGTGTGAATATtatgtctatatataaatacacatttttac
Protein-coding regions in this window:
- the LOC105203413 gene encoding WD repeat-containing protein 82, producing MKLVDHVVRSFKVAKVFRENTDRINSIDFSPNGDTLISCSEDDQIVIYDCEKGTQVRTVNSKKYGVDLIHFTHAKNTAIHSSTKVDDTIRYLSLHDNKYIRYFPGHTKKVVSLCISPIEDTFLSGSLDKSLRLWDLRSPNCHGVMNVSGRPVAAYDPEGLIFAAGVNSESIKLYDLRSFDKGPFVTFKLSQEKECDWTGLKFSRDGKTILISTNGSTIRLIDAFHGTPLQTFAGYLNNKGIAIEASFSPDSQFVFSGSTDGRVHVWNAETGYKVCVLNGDHPAPVQCIQFNPKYMMLASACTNMAFWLPTIDENA
- the LOC105203414 gene encoding leucine-rich repeat-containing protein 40 gives rise to the protein MSSTRKKANHLAVFKRRTKTEDNDELSRSVILGARKTGRLNLSSKGLSTVPDKIWSINELTEEELRNLHVEFDYEPLEERWWEQEPLQVLDLSFNSLTLIDEKVQFLTELSTLDLNNNLLEKLPAEIGSLRRLRIINLSDNKLKSLPYEFYTLEELCELYLKNNLLSILEPEIGNLIMLTHMDLSYNNLSELPIGMGYMVRLETLNLCHNMIKELPPDVTSMRSLKTLDISFNHLEIIPPLGELRKVERIMFQSNNLQEFPDISGCSALTVLHLDNNNIPEIDPQRLEAIGHLKKLTLQGNKIELIPEEIVKLINLEVLDLSHNNITLIPFCIGILPNLKQFVIEGNNITNVRGDIIRCGTPRILTHIRQIVDNNTSVITRELLQPCGGNNIYPDKYVMKHTKLFSLTGQNLVEISEEILEDAANASVTIIDLSRNKLSELPDKMSTIVTVTDLKLTSNHLASLPEWIGEKYKFLQILDLSTNHLQSLPSSISCLKYLRDIDLSFNRFTELPEAIYDVESLESLIINDNLISKIDVPLLEKLKRLAVLNLMNNNISHVPPELGNLKNLRNLLLSGNCFKYPRQAILMKDTEEILSYLRNLIPQ